The following is a genomic window from Vitis vinifera cultivar Pinot Noir 40024 chromosome 6, ASM3070453v1.
GTAGGGTGAGATTCTTTGGTGGAGGGCCACTAAGAAATGATCTCTTGTCAAAACGCCATTCTCCAATCTTTCCATATGTCAGCTCTCCCTGAAGGGTTACCAACTTGAAATAAATTACtcaagaaataaataatgatcaagaatttaacttaaacaaaaagaaagttTGGCAAGACAGCACTAGTAAATTGATGCAGGCAAAACAAGCAAGGCATAAATCAGTAAAGCAAGTGCACTAccatttcaataataaaatagtaatgtAAACCAGTGAACAGcagttgagagagagagagagaatcttTTACCTTCAAATTGTAGTCACATCCATATGTATAATGGATAATAAACTTCTTCCCAACTTCCAAATCCCATGGAGGCTGAAAACTTACAAGATGCATGTTAGTGATCCATGTGATATTCTATAAACATTAAGAAGAAATGGTGATATGCAGATTGAGTCATCAGGACACATGCAAACCTGTAGCATGAAGTCTTTACGAAGGATATGCTGCACACCATGCAATGCAGATGCTACAGCATATGCATACCTttgtttcaaagaaaaaatggaaacacATCAAAATTCATATCAGAAAACCAAAGAACAGTCACCATCAACTGACAGAACCTGACAgaagatgaaatattttaagGTACTACTCACATTTCTAGCACCCATCCAAAAGCTTTATCTGTCTCTGGATCATCTTTCATTCTCAAAGAAATATTCATCCATGTAGGTGCAATTTCCTCCAGTTGGGACTGAAACAGATAAGTCAGTTAATAAGACATCAATAGAGAAATATCGTgacatagaaaaagaaaaatggtcaGCCCCAAATAACAACAGTTATAGTGAAGATGATGATTGTTACAGGAATTATTACCATGTGCTAATATGCATAGCACCCTTTTAAGTCTAGATCTGGTTGAAGcatgttttaaataaaatggatATAAAATGTACACAAAATGAATGATTGATCATTCGCAACAAGATTTAAGTAATTTAGAAATAAGAGCTTTGACCTTTTCAATAATTACAGGAGAATTTCCAATTGGATCAACATCAGTGACAGGACCCTTCTCCTTGGGATAAAACTTCCTTATAATTTTCTCATTGTCAGCCGGTTTGATGTAGAAAAATGGGAACCCTGCTGGATGGCCTCCATGTGCCAAGTTAGGTAAAGGATTTACAAATATGTGGTCAGGCTCTGCCATTAGAATGTATCTGCAATTGTTAAGATGCACTTTGTCTTTTAAGTTTCTGTAAAGGAATAGAACAATAGAGTTCTGGGCTGTTCAAAAGAAAAGTAATAAACTCACTCTTCCTCAATCGTAGCTTTTTCCAGCCATTGCACAAATGCCCATGGTCTATTTAAGACAATGTATCCCTGGGTACAACATTTGAATACAATGAGAATAAGGATACATATTGATTTTAGAAGTTATCATCTAATGAAATCCAATGtctaaacaaatttaaaaaggaaaaacaaaaaaaaaaaaaaaaacaacaacaacaagaaGCTAGAGATCATAAACAAGTAACTAAGATGTATGATGATTCCATCGAGTTGAGAGATGCTAAAGATATTTTTGAGGCCCCATGAACCATGTGTTCTTGTGGAAGTGCAATGACTTTAGATGTGTATATATGTTATACTTTGTCATGATAGTTACAAGTGACATTTTGTATTTTGGATTATAGATTTGATAGGAATGCTTGCATTTTTATCTACCACATTTTTACATTTTACACCTCCTTCCATGCTATTTGGAAAAAAGTTTCAACTTCAGCGTCAATGTATCTCCACCAGTATCTCCTTAATTTTGAACATCAATATTATTGCTCATCCAGTTGACCTTAAGATGTTGAGATTAACAATTGTTGAATCAAGTTGATATTATAATCATCCTAGATGTTTTTATCAGTGAGCATAGGTAAGTGCATAAATTACTAACATGATATGTACTAAGGCTTGATAATGTTTGGTTAGTGTGGAAgttaaattgaaaatgaaaatttttgtattCCTCGTGAAAGTTCCATTGTTCTGTGAAATTTGATGAAACTATTTGAAGATAGATTCAGGAACTTGGGTTCCAGGAGTCTTGCTCTCTCACAGCAACCTTCAGGCTATTGACATAAAAGTAAAACATCAAATCATAAGAATGTTACTGCATTTCTCCACTATCCAACAATCTCCTCCTAACTAAATGATGACATTGCCATACATTGTTTGTACAGTAAACAAAATTTGTTCCTACAAGTATCTTGTCTTGTCTTGTCCTCCAATCATAAATTTACCCAAACAATCATGTAACCATTTCCTGGATCTACCTTTCAATTTACCCAAATATAACATATGGATGAGCTTCAAgaacaacataaaaaataaacaaatgaacatGAAATCAAACACAGCCCAGTTAGTAATAAAAAATGCCTTtcagataaaatttaaaaagaaactaCTTTATAAACAGaggtgaaaataaaaataaagaaaagaaaccagGAAAGTGAAAGATTTATTACCCGATCCAGCCCATCAGGAAGGGGATAAACCACAAAAGTCGGAATCTCATCCATCAAACTATCAGGACTTCCTGAATGCAATACCCGGGTGAACCCTCCCATTTCTGATCCAGGCATGTCTTTCACTTTCTTATACCAATAGTACATAATCCGACACTGCCATTGACTATAGGGAGCATCAGTTGCCGTAAGGGCGACATGGAAATACAAATTACGATTCCCCACTTTCTTTGTCTCCTTAGTCATCCTAGTAATGGGATCAAAGACATCGAAATCATCTGTCATCCAATTCCCCAAACCACTCCCTCTGTTGTGCATTATCATAGTTAATAAATTATAGGTAGCAAAGAAAAACCCTAGTGCTAGAAGCACCAAAAGCAGTAGCGATGCACGACCCATGCTTTTCCTCACAATCATCCTAGACTAATATCGAAACATAAAATCTCAACCACCCCAATTCAACCGAAACCGCCCAATTCTCCTATATACACACTGCACCAGCTCCAACCCAATTCACCAATTTAGTACACAGCATTGCAGCATATAAACAAACACTAGCATTACATAAATTTCAAGTCATTTCAGCACAGACCCAGAAACGTTTTCAAGCAACAACCTGCATTGCAAGCACAAGAAGATCAGAACAATGAGTGTAAGCGGCAGTCGTAAAGAGGAAAACAGAACGAGAATAATGAGAGAAAACGGTAGTCGTaaagatggaagaaaaaaaCCTCAATTTTCAGAACATATGATCAAAATATTAAGAACCCAATCATGCATAAATGTATCAAACAGGCACCATACAGATCTGGaattaaacacaaaaatcaaaTGGGCACACACTGGACGAAAAggagagaaaatggaggaatGGATTAAATGCATGGAGTGTATGTATCGGCATTGGGGGAAGGAAACTCGAGGGGAAAACGAAAAGGGTTGATGAAGAAATGAAAAGGGCATTACCAAAAACGATACAGGGAGTTTGAGAGAGACGAGATTctggattttgattttcaacGCTGTCTGGAAAGTCTGCCAGACAGTCCTGACTTATATCGAAGAATGGCACTTTGATAGACTATGATGTTGTGTCCAAGGAAGTCATCTAATTTTTGTCCACCGTATGCAGCCTCACGCCACGTGGAACAGAATCGGTTTAAAATTTGGGCGCTTCCTTTGCAAATTTATTTGACTAATATCATTTGTTTGTCTTACTTCCACCCaagatgaaaatattaaaaaaattgtgaaatattGGTGggtagatttttatttaaaaatatttataattatatttacaaatttatatttatatttcatttaattattatataaaatgtattaaaaaaaattcattaaaaagatTGTTATAATGACTTTTaggactttaaaaaaaatttaaattgagataattaaaatttatttatttaataaaattttatttttaatatttcatctttgatatggatataaaattaatattttaggtTTAGGGGAGACAAAGTGGAATTTAGCTTGGTGGAGAACCTCTCCCATTTcttcttgtattttatttttaatactgaattattttgaaattaaactaaattaatataataaattttagacaatatttataaattttaaatatgaaataaataaatagaaacacGTGATACtttctttttatcttcatttgcaATGGAATAAAAATGCCAAGTCTTCAATGGATATAAGATTTTCCCTAAATTTGAAGGGATTATGTATTTAAGATTGTGTTTAATTACTAaaaggtttgaaaaaaaatttaaaaaaaatattttttagcaggaaaatcatcatataGGTGGGTGGGGATGATAATAGGcttaaatgttataaatttcTTTCAATTAAAACCTATTGAAATTCAATGCATTTAAAACATTTCGCGAGACATTAGTTGTAATCATTAACACttaatttttaaaccaaaattttgggttttaaGCTTTACAAATTGTTATATATGATGATGGTATAATttgctatttaaaaaaaatgataagtttATTAAATATACCCAATTGATGTGataatacaaaatatttatgatgttaatacaaaataataaattagattaataatgcataatttattatattattcttataaaaaatctaaCATTCAATTGGACTTATCATTTGCAAGTTTGtgcaaataaataataaaattatctttatctTTGACTTTTTTAAGTAATAGtttatttgacaataattttaggaagtgtttttagcctaaaatatgtttttgaaaaaaaaaaagtgtttaataaaatttagaaaacaattttaaaaatttgaaaaatcatttgcaatattgaaaaattactaATAGTGTTTTCTTGAGAAACACTTGAAATGTGattcttctaaaaacatttctggagaaaacattttgaataaaaatacaattaaatgcACTCTAAAACTTTGTTGAATAGTTGGTTCATTGTTCAAAAGGGAAAAGTAATTTTTTGGGAAACAAGATATATACTATTGATTAATTGCATTTATTATCatgataatattatttatgGATAATATAGAAAACCACATTCAAATGGTAAAATTCCGCGtatgataaattttattctACATAAGAATTATTAAGATAAACGACATTTCTCAATCATTATCATTCTCAACTCACCCTTTTTTATGTTTCTCCCTCTAGAAAACCACATTCAAAGGGTAAAATTATCATatgataaatttgatttttcctAGGAATATTATTGAGATAGTCACCCCTTCTCGATCATTATCGTTCCTCGTCCacctttttttataattctcccttttactttttctttttcttaaaaaaaattaatatatttttttcttcttctcttacTATGTTCTTAGGACCAAatatagtgaaaaaaattaaaactttttttacgTTATATGCACCTAAAGTTAGTAATTTTATACTTCAGTATAAGATATTACTCCCTGATTAAATTCCTATGAGCCAAATACAACCAAGCTAATACCTTGTGGTTTTATTGTATTAGTTAAAAATGTAACAAACTTGTCTTGGAAAGGATAATTTTTACtagtattataaaatattaatatttcattataaaagttaaaatggTTTTTCTAACTagaaatatgttttatattaaacttctttttaaatcataaaatcttTGATTTGTCATTGtggacataaaaaaaaaatagtggattaaattaccactaattcgtcttcaaaatgaataaaaaaattaataataatacatatcctcttatggataagtttccctaatctccaactataaaaagaataataataataataataataataataataataataaattattattattattattattactattattatcttgttggtaaaacctctctgggagaagaaaaaattgttaaaattaagaaactaaatcccttgaattaaacaactaaaatttgagaatttgaaattcaaattctctatcttcacctataaatagaggtgtcttctttcaagaaggagaaaagaaattcagaaatcagaaaaatcaagaaaggaaaatcttaGGGAGAAAATCCAATGGTGATTTTGTATGGGAAAAGAAgtttcacaacaaaagaaaaagtttcatcaaatcTCTATGCAAGTTTAGTAAACGACAAAAGAACTGCTACACGCGTTTTTCACCATTTAACAAGTTCATTTGAGAATAAGCCACTTGTGGCCCTTGGTTGATAttcgaaatcaagaaaatgtCATCGTTGTTCTTCAAGTTGTGGTCAAAGTGAAAGAATCggagagaaaatattttttgtaaagaatattatatttgagattgtacccacaatatttttaatttcaataaatattttgttcgcattatttttattggttttcttACATCGCTAGACcatttatgaaatttgtgcaTACAAATTTCTGGTACACCTGGTGGGACATCTCTATCTCTCATCTTTTTTGTTAGAAGATTAATCTCTACTATGTCAATGACACCTAAAAGAACTCAAGTTGTGCATGTCAACAAGGGCAATGACAAGATCATCATTGCACAATCGACACACGACAACGCTACGGCCCTATGACTCTTAGCAAAGCAAAATTGACATTTTCActctcaacaaaacaaacaagtgaGTCTGCTTATTTGCTAAAACCGGTAAGAATGCGTGATGAATACCAACCACTCATCACTTTGGTCTCTCTAGGGGTAAAGAGTCATAGTCCTCGTAGTAGGGGAAAACTTCCTTCAACACTAAAGGACTTTGGGGATAAATCTCCTTGCTCTGTTACCGATGCCAACTCTAGCACCGACTCACGCTTCAGATTGCTAATTGGAATGTCAAATGAGGAAAACTACTCCAATTATTCTGACTCTTTTATTTCTCCCTTCTTGATGACTATGTTGTTAGAGACAGTGCAAGTTGAGAGACAAACGACAGAATCTGCCTCAATGACATCATTATCTGTCTAACAACTTCAGGATATGATAACTAACACCATTAGAGTGCAGTATGATGGACCCTCATAGAGTACGCTCATGTACTCTAAACCTTACACTAAGAGGATTGATAACCTACGTATGTCTGTGGGTTATTAACCTCCAaagtttcaatcatttgatgGGAAGGGAAATCTAAAACAACATGTTGCCCATTTCGTTGAAACTTGTAACAATGTAGGTATAGATGGTGACTTATTAGTTAAACAATTCGTTCATTCTCT
Proteins encoded in this region:
- the LOC100250010 gene encoding hydroxyproline O-arabinosyltransferase PLENTY codes for the protein MIVRKSMGRASLLLLVLLALGFFFATYNLLTMIMHNRGSGLGNWMTDDFDVFDPITRMTKETKKVGNRNLYFHVALTATDAPYSQWQCRIMYYWYKKVKDMPGSEMGGFTRVLHSGSPDSLMDEIPTFVVYPLPDGLDRGYIVLNRPWAFVQWLEKATIEEEYILMAEPDHIFVNPLPNLAHGGHPAGFPFFYIKPADNEKIIRKFYPKEKGPVTDVDPIGNSPVIIEKSQLEEIAPTWMNISLRMKDDPETDKAFGWVLEMYAYAVASALHGVQHILRKDFMLQPPWDLEVGKKFIIHYTYGCDYNLKGELTYGKIGEWRFDKRSFLSGPPPKNLTLPPPGVPESVVRLVQMVNEATANIPGWDVE